A genomic region of Oryza glaberrima chromosome 1, OglaRS2, whole genome shotgun sequence contains the following coding sequences:
- the LOC127760393 gene encoding cytochrome P450 CYP72A616-like — translation MGMVVFAAGDERPLMLVWAAVAGAVLAWCAVRAMEWAWWRPRRLERALRAQGLRGTPYRSPAGDAPLNVQLSAEARARTMPLGCHDVVPRAMPLFHQAMKEHGKVSITWFGPVPRVTITKPELVREVLSNKFGHFEKLKFGRFQRLLHNGLGSHEGEKWAKHRRIINPAFHLEKLKRMLPAFAACCTELVDKWEGLAKGGDEPYEVDVWPEMQSLTGDVISRAAFGSSYLEGKRIFQLQGEQIELIVATMNKIHIPGYIHLPTKSNRRMKQIAAEIEGMLKRIIAKRESALKAGEASSDDDLLGLLLESNLDHSKGNGGAASSGISIDDVIGECKLFYFAGMETTSVLLTWTMVVLSMHPEWQDRAREEVLHVFGSRAPDYDGLSRLRIVTMVLYEVLRLYTPLTALQRKTYKPMELGGVRYPAGVVLTLPLLCVHHDKDVWGADADEFRPERFAEGISKASREAPAFFPFGWGPRICIGQNFALLEAKMGLSMILQRFSFDLSPSYTHAPFPVGLLQPEHGAQVRLTRLN, via the exons ATGGGGATGGTCGTCTTCGCCGCAGGTGACGAGCGGCCGCTGATGCTTGTGTGGGCGGCGGTCGCGGGCGCGGTGCTCGCGTGGTGCGCCGTGCGGGCGATGGAGTGGGCGTGGTGGAGGCCGCGGCGCCTGGAGCGGGCGCTCCGTGCCCAGGGCCTCCGCGGCACGCCGTACCGCTCCCCGGCGGGCGACGCGCCGCTCAACGTGCAGCTCAGCGCCGAGGCGAGGGCGCGGACCATGCCGCTCGGCTGCCACGACGTCGTGCCGCGCGCGATGCCGCTGTTCCACCAGGCCATGAAGGAGCACG GTAAAGTGTCGATCACCTGGTTCGGGCCAGTGCCCAGGGTGACCATCACCAAGCCTGAGCTGGTGCGAGAAGTGCTGTCCAACAAGTTCGGCCACTTCGAGAAGCTCAAGTTTGGACGTTTCCAGAGGTTGCTGCACAACGGATTGGGCAGCCACGAGGGCGAGAAATGGGCCAAGCACAGGAGGATCATCAACCCGGCCTTCCATCTCGAGAAGCTCAAG CGCATGTTGCCAGCTTTCGCTGCATGTTGCACCGAGCTGGTGGACAAGTGGGAAGGTTTAGCCAAAGGAGGTGATGAGCCGTACGAAGTTGATGTTTGGCCGGAGATGCAGAGCCTGACAGGGGATGTCATCTCACGCGCCGCATTCGGCAGCAGCTACCTTGAAGGCAAGAGGATTTTCCAGCTCCAGGGTGAGCAGATCGAGCTCATCGTCGCCACCATGAATAAGATACATATCCCTGGTTACAT ACACCTGCCGACCAAATCCAACCGGAGGATGAAGCAGATCGCTGCGGAGATCGAAGGGATGCTGAAACGCATCATCGCGAAGAGAGAGAGCGCCTTGAAGGCCGGCGAGGCAAGCAGCGACGACGATCTCCTCGGCCTCCTGCTGGAGTCCAACCTGGACCACAGCAAGggcaacggcggcgccgcgagCTCCGGCATCTCGATCGACGACGTGATCGGGGAGTGCAAGCTGTTCTACTTCGCCGGCATGGAGACCACGTCGGTGCTGCTCACCTGGACGATGGTCGTGCTCTCCATGCACCCGGAGTGGCAGGACCGCGCCCGGGAGGAGGTCCTCCACGTCTTCGGCAGCCGCGCCCCGGATTACGACGGCTTAAGCCGCCTAAGAATC GTGACCATGGTGTTGTACGAGGTGCTGCGGCTGTACACGCCGCTGACGGCGCTGCAGAGGAAGACGTACAAGCCGATGGAGCTCGGCGGGGTGAGGTACCCGGCGGGCGTGGTGCTGACGCTGCCGCTGCTGTGCGTGCACCACGACAAGGACGTGTGGGGCGCGGACGCCGACGAGTTCAGGCCGGAGAGGTTCGCGGAGGGGATCTCCAAGGCGTCCAGGGAGGCGCCGGCCTTCTTCCCGTTCGGGTGGGGGCCGAGGATCTGCATCGGCCAGAACTTCGCGCTGCTCGAGGCCAAGATGGGCCTCTCCATGATCCTGCAGCGCTTCTCCTTCGACCTCTCGCCGTCCTACACCCACGCGCCGTTCCCCGTCGGCCTGCTTCAGCCGGAGCACGGCGCGCAGGTCAGGCTCACGAGGCTAAACTGA
- the LOC127765724 gene encoding cytochrome P450 CYP72A616-like has translation MEIVDGASPLHPWSLLLYALGALAALWWAWWALDRFWFRPRRLARALMSQGLRGTDYRFPSGDLKEFARLLGAALAAPMPPLSHDVASRAHPFELAAIKQHGNVCVTWFGPEARVIVSDPKLFREILANKNWRFGKQKSILWVQNLLADGLTSHQGEKWVAHRRIMNHAFHLEKLKRMLPAFAACSSELISRWQDSVGADGAQEIDVWPEFQNLTGDVISRSAFGSSFSEGRRIFQLQSEQARNVMKIAKALYFPGYRFLPTELNRRTKANAREVRELLKGIITKRESAMKDGHAVNVDLLGLLLETNIKESQEAGISKPTMTTNDIIEELKLLYFAGSDTTAVLLTWTMVLLSMHPEWQDRAREEVLRVFGKNSPDFEGINHLKVVTMILHEVLRLYPPILLLGREAYE, from the exons ATGGAGATTGTCGATGGCGCTTCACCGTTGCATCCATGGAGCTTGCTGCTCTACGCGCTCGGCGCATTGGCGGCGCTGTGGTGGGCGTGGTGGGCTCTCGACCGGTTCTGGTTCCGCCCGCGTCGGCTGGCCCGGGCGCTGATGTCCCAGGGCCTCCGCGGCACCGACTACCGCTTCCCGTCCGGCGACCTGAAGGAGTTCGCGCGGCTGctcggcgccgccctcgccgcgcccATGCCGCCGCTGTCGCACGACGTCGCCTCGCGAGCGCATCCGTTCGAACTCGCCGCCATCAAGCAGCACG GCAATGTTTGCGTGACTTGGTTCGGCCCGGAGGCGCGAGTGATCGTGAGTGATCCTAAACTTTTCCGAGAGATTTTAGCGAACAAGAACTGGCGGTTTGGGAAGCAGAAGTCCATTCTTTGGGTCCAGAATTTGCTGGCAGATGGGCTCACGAGCCACCAAGGCGAGAAATGGGTCGCTCACCGGAGGATAATGAACCACGCCTTCCATCTCGAGAAGCTGAAG AGGATGTTGCCGGCGTTCGCAGCATGTTCCAGCGAGCTGATAAGCAGATGGCAGGATTCTGTGGGGGCTGATGGTGCGCAGGAGATCGATGTCTGGCCGGAGTTCCAGAATCTCACGGGGGATGTCATCTCCCGGTCGGCGTTCGGCAGCAGCTTCAGTGAAGGGAGGAGGATCTTCCAGTTGCAGTCAGAGCAGGCACGAAACGTTATGAAGATAGCAAAAGCTTTGTATTTCCCAGGTTACAG GTTTCTGCCTACAGAGCTCAACAGAAGGACGAAAGCAAACGCACGCGAGGTCAGAGAGCTTCTGAAAGGCATAATCACCAAGAGGGAGAGCGCGATGAAGGATGGCCATGCGGTTAACGTTGATCTGCTTGGATTGCTATTGGAGACCAACATTAAGGAAAGCCAAGAAGCTGGAATCTCCAAGCCAACCATGACCACGAACGACATCATCGAGGAGCTGAAGCTGCTCTACTTTGCAGGATCGGATACAACCGCGGTGCTGCTCACATGGACAATGGTCCTCCTAAGCATGCACCCCGAGTGGCAGGACCGTGCCAGGGAGGAGGTTCTGCGCGTTTTCGGAAAGAACAGTCCAGATTTCGAGGGCATAAACCATCTCAAAGTC GTGACCATGATATTACACGAGGTTCTCAGGCTGTATCCACCGATCCTGCTGCTTGGCCGAGAGGCATACGAATAG